The stretch of DNA CGTAATAACGATTAACACAAACGTTGCAACTAGCGTAGCCGCAATAGCAGCATACGTTTTTTCATTAAACCCATTAACTAATAAAAAAGAAATAACGGTAAAGAAAAGAACACTCACTCCAGCGATGAACACTAAATTCCAATGGGGTCGACTTAAATAAACGTCTAAGGTATATGAGATAATGGCCGCATTAATAGCAAGTGTTAAAATCGAATAAAGACCTTGTTTGCGGCCAACGATGAGAAGGATGAAAATAAACACCCAAGAAACGAACAAAAGATGCTTATCACGTTTCACGTCCATTACATTTCCTGTTAAAGAAACATCGTCTTCTGCGACACGTTCTATTTTCACAAATAGTTCCTGACCGACTTTATACGGCTGGTCATACGCACCAGATGTGGAATATTCATTCACAAATGTAAATGGGCGTCCCTTTTCCTCTCCATTCATGACTTGTCCTACAATACTTTGACTGTATAGAACATCCTCATTACCAAACATATCGATTGTTTCCGTACTATCTTCTAAATCCACTTCCATAACCTTTACAATAGGTTGATCATAGAACGAATGATTATGATGGACGAACAATATCGATGATAAAAACAGTGTTGCGAGGACCACGTAAAATATTATATGAATGTATGTTAGCTTTTTTAGCTTATTTACAATAATGTTCATGTACTACACCTCAGCTACTCGTCTAAAACTCTTTCTATTGTACACTAAATGCTGTTCGTCATCATTATTGGGTAGGTTTCCTTTCAAATGTGGATGTCGAAAGTGCAAAAAGAGCAATGTGAGGACATTGCTCTTTTGTTAAATGGTTGCTTTGGGTTGCGTTTTTTAGTAATTCAATTTTTTATTTGCGATAGTATGCTTTTTATTTG from Sutcliffiella cohnii encodes:
- a CDS encoding YibE/F family protein, coding for MNIIVNKLKKLTYIHIIFYVVLATLFLSSILFVHHNHSFYDQPIVKVMEVDLEDSTETIDMFGNEDVLYSQSIVGQVMNGEEKGRPFTFVNEYSTSGAYDQPYKVGQELFVKIERVAEDDVSLTGNVMDVKRDKHLLFVSWVFIFILLIVGRKQGLYSILTLAINAAIISYTLDVYLSRPHWNLVFIAGVSVLFFTVISFLLVNGFNEKTYAAIAATLVATFVLIVITYLVIWVSDSQGLRYEEMQFLTRNPEVIFLAGVLVGSLGAVMDVAITMSSSIFGLYEKNQQIPVEALKASGKEIGKDIMGTMTNILFFVYISGAIPTLVLYMKNDMLWGYTFTMNLSLDIARALAGGIGIVLTIPIGIYITILFINKKRVSQ